A genomic window from Enoplosus armatus isolate fEnoArm2 chromosome 18, fEnoArm2.hap1, whole genome shotgun sequence includes:
- the nsa2 gene encoding ribosome biogenesis protein NSA2 homolog, whose product MPQNEHIELHRKRHGYRLDHHEKKRKKESREAHERSHKARKLIGLKAKLYHKQRHAEKIQMKKTIKMHEQRKTKQKNDDKTPEGAVPAYLLDREGQSRAKVLSNMIKQKRKEKAGKWEVPLPKVRAQGETEVLKVIKTGKRQKKAWKRMVTKVCFVGDGFTRKPPKYERFIRPMGLRFKKAHVTHPELKATFCLPILGVKKNPSSPLYTSLGVITKGTVVEVNVSELGLVTQGGKVIWGKYAQVTNNPENDGCINAVLLV is encoded by the exons ATG CCCCAGAACGAGCACATTGAGTTACACCGGAAGCGGCATGGCTACCGTCTGGACcaccatgaaaagaaaaggaagaaggagagcCGTGAGGCCCATGAGAGGTCCCACAAAGCAAGGAAGCTGATTGGTTTGAAGGCCAAACTGTACCACAAACAGAGACATGCAGAGAAGATCCAGATGAAGAAGAC CATCAAAATGCATGAACAGAGGAAGACCAAGCAGAAGAACGACGATAAGACCCCAGAGGGAGCAGTGCCAGCCTACCTGttggacagagagggacagtCCCGTGCTAAGGTCCTCTCCAACATGATcaaacagaagaggaaagagaaggcT GGCAAATGGGAGGTTCCCTTGCCAAAGGTGCGTGCCCAAGGAGAGACCGAAGTGCTTAAAGTCATCAAAActggaaagagacaaaagaaagccTGGAAGAGAATGGTCACCAAAGTTTGCTTTGTCGGCGACGGCTTCACCCGCAAACCTCCAAAATATGAGCGTTTCATCAGACCCATG GGTTTGCGTTTTAAGAAGGCTCATGTCACACATCCAGAGCTGAAGGCTACATTCTGCCTTCCCATCCTCGGAGTGAAGAAGAACCCCTCCTCACCCCTTTACACTTCTCTGGGAGTCATCACAAAGGGAACAGTCGTAGAGGTCAATGTCAGCGAGCTGGGCTTGGTCACACAAGGAGGAAAGGTTATCTGGG GTAAATATGCCCAGGTGACGAATAACCCAGAGAACGATGGCTGCATTAATGCAGTCCTGCTGGTATAA
- the tor1 gene encoding torsin family 1 isoform X2, with protein MKVAHLYLLLHSFLTACVLVNAFDPITTTVVVGVGATLGRTIWNYFHESCDPKWIAFNSTGLKADLESKLFGQHIASRIILNSVNGFMSNDNPKKPLVLSLHGWTGTGKNFVSQLIAESIYKEGMDSSFVHVFTSELHFPHSSQLETYKSQLQQWIKGNVTNCARSMFIFDEMDKMHPGLIDSIKPYLEYYEKLDGVCYRKSIFIFLSNAGGESIIQTALDFWKEGRNREEIKLKDLETLLSVSVFNNKNSGLRHSSLIDKNLVDFFVPFLPLEYQHVVQCVMAEMKARGLEPDKNVADQVARDLVYFPKSERVFSVKGCKTIESKLDYYM; from the exons ATGAAAGTGGcacatttatatttgttgttACATAGTTTTTTGACAGCTTGTGTGCTGGTAAACGCGTTTGATCCGATCACAACAACAGTGGTTGTAGGTGTCGGCGCGACTCTCGGGCGGACAATCTggaattattttcatgaaagtTGCGATCCGAAATGGATAGCCTTCAATTCAACAG GTCTCAAGGCGGACCTGGAAAGCAAACTGTTCGGACAGCACATTGCGTCACGCATCATCCTGAACTCTGTGAATGGATTCATGAGCAACGACAACCCGAAGAAGCCCCTGGTGCTCTCTCTGCACGGATGGACCGGCACGGGGAAGAACTTTGTTAGTCAGCTGATTGCTGAAAGCATTTATAAGGAGGGAATGGACAGCagctttgttcatgttttcacatCTGAACTTCACTTCCCACATTCGAGTCAATTGGAGACGTACAAG TCTCAGTTACAGCAGTGGATCAAAGGCAACGTCACCAACTGTGCACGCTCCATGTTCATCTTTGACGAGATGGACAAGATGCATCCTGGCTTGATTGACAGCATAAAACCGTACCTGGAGTACTACGAAAAGCTGGATGGAGTTTGTTATCGGAAATCAATCTTCATCTTTCTCAG CAATGCTGGAGGGGAGAGCATCATACAGACCGCTTTAGATTTCTGGAAAGAAGGACGAAATCGAGAAGAAATCAAGCTAAAAGACCTGGAAACGTTGCTCTCTGTGTCAGTGTTCAACAACAAGAACA GTGGCTTGCGTCATTCAAGTTTGATTGACAAGAACCTGGTGGACTTCTTTGTCCCGTTTCTGCCTCTGGAGTACCAGCACGTCGTCCAGTGCGTCATGGCTGAGATGAAAGCCAGAGGACTTGAGCCAGACAAGAATGTGGCAGACCAGGTGGCCAGAGATTtagtgtatttccccaaatctGAGAGAGTGTTCTCTGTCAAAGGCTGCAAGACGATAGAGAGCAAGTTGGACTACTACATGTAA
- the tor1 gene encoding torsin family 1 isoform X1, with the protein MKPRKRHVLLLWMLACSGMTEAIEPISTSIAVGMAAALTGFLASYQNILYYFHECCRPEWISFNRTGLKADLESKLFGQHIASRIILNSVNGFMSNDNPKKPLVLSLHGWTGTGKNFVSQLIAESIYKEGMDSSFVHVFTSELHFPHSSQLETYKSQLQQWIKGNVTNCARSMFIFDEMDKMHPGLIDSIKPYLEYYEKLDGVCYRKSIFIFLSNAGGESIIQTALDFWKEGRNREEIKLKDLETLLSVSVFNNKNSGLRHSSLIDKNLVDFFVPFLPLEYQHVVQCVMAEMKARGLEPDKNVADQVARDLVYFPKSERVFSVKGCKTIESKLDYYM; encoded by the exons ATGAAGCCCAGGAAGCGACAcgtcctgctgctgtggatgCTCGCCTGCTCCGGCATGACGGAGGCGATCGAACCCATCAGCACCAGCATAGCGGTCGGCATGGCTGCGGCTCTGACTGGGTTTTTAGCTAGCTACCAGAATATCCTCTACTATTTCCACGAGTGCTGTCGACCCGAGTGGATTTCTTTCAACAGGACGG GTCTCAAGGCGGACCTGGAAAGCAAACTGTTCGGACAGCACATTGCGTCACGCATCATCCTGAACTCTGTGAATGGATTCATGAGCAACGACAACCCGAAGAAGCCCCTGGTGCTCTCTCTGCACGGATGGACCGGCACGGGGAAGAACTTTGTTAGTCAGCTGATTGCTGAAAGCATTTATAAGGAGGGAATGGACAGCagctttgttcatgttttcacatCTGAACTTCACTTCCCACATTCGAGTCAATTGGAGACGTACAAG TCTCAGTTACAGCAGTGGATCAAAGGCAACGTCACCAACTGTGCACGCTCCATGTTCATCTTTGACGAGATGGACAAGATGCATCCTGGCTTGATTGACAGCATAAAACCGTACCTGGAGTACTACGAAAAGCTGGATGGAGTTTGTTATCGGAAATCAATCTTCATCTTTCTCAG CAATGCTGGAGGGGAGAGCATCATACAGACCGCTTTAGATTTCTGGAAAGAAGGACGAAATCGAGAAGAAATCAAGCTAAAAGACCTGGAAACGTTGCTCTCTGTGTCAGTGTTCAACAACAAGAACA GTGGCTTGCGTCATTCAAGTTTGATTGACAAGAACCTGGTGGACTTCTTTGTCCCGTTTCTGCCTCTGGAGTACCAGCACGTCGTCCAGTGCGTCATGGCTGAGATGAAAGCCAGAGGACTTGAGCCAGACAAGAATGTGGCAGACCAGGTGGCCAGAGATTtagtgtatttccccaaatctGAGAGAGTGTTCTCTGTCAAAGGCTGCAAGACGATAGAGAGCAAGTTGGACTACTACATGTAA